The following proteins are encoded in a genomic region of Microbulbifer sp. MKSA007:
- a CDS encoding TRAP transporter small permease: MLSALLILFVTSLIVLDVLGRGLFNKPLTGTVEIVSNIIVVIAFLQISYSIQTNGMFHTDMFVNLLPKGLKKFVRLLGELAGAALLGMMIYASWEPMLHSWSIGEYFGGGQFRFPVYPVRTIVVFCCCLAFLNYLLRAFDAVAGSNSSVSQEEL, translated from the coding sequence ATGTTGAGTGCGCTTCTAATACTGTTTGTCACTTCTTTGATTGTGTTGGATGTTCTGGGGCGTGGCTTATTCAATAAGCCTTTGACTGGCACAGTAGAAATTGTGAGCAATATTATTGTTGTTATCGCATTTCTTCAAATCTCTTACTCCATCCAGACAAATGGCATGTTCCACACGGACATGTTCGTAAATTTACTTCCCAAAGGCTTGAAGAAATTCGTTCGACTGCTCGGTGAGCTTGCAGGTGCAGCACTGCTCGGAATGATGATTTATGCCTCGTGGGAACCAATGCTGCACTCATGGAGCATTGGCGAGTACTTTGGCGGCGGCCAGTTTCGCTTTCCCGTCTATCCGGTAAGAACAATCGTGGTTTTCTGCTGCTGTCTTGCCTTCCTCAATTACTTGCTTCGCGCCTTTGATGCTGTGGCTGGCAGTAATTCCTCAGTTTCTCAAGAAGAGCTCTGA
- a CDS encoding TRAP transporter large permease, whose amino-acid sequence MSELTLVSCMFGGLLLLIFAGFHIFVALGLVTIAGVWAFSGSFDLAMTLLSTTLIEALREYVFAVIPLFVLMGEFLARSGAAKDLYRVMNKAFRRLPGRLAVATVAGNTVFAAAVGVSIASAATFTRIAYPEMKQQNYNDSISLGCIAGSACLGMLIPPSTLLIIYGMLTEMSIGKLFAAALIPGLALATLFALYVVGLAIFRPEWLGETKGNDQVQYNEEPLGRVEYIGGLGTICVIFLVLGGIWFGWFTPTEAAGFGALLGFILALIKGLKKDQIVESILHTGRVSAPLLLLLIFGSFYGRLLAFGGVIDLVDGVIGGWGLSPGMLLVVMVFVWFIMGMFIDSNSIILLSIPIFAPIAIAAGYEPLQFAIIAILAIEAGILTPPLGLCVYTVKAALNDPAITLGQIFKGAAPYWIMLLILIILLVKVPMVTSYLPSIM is encoded by the coding sequence ATGTCCGAACTTACGCTTGTCTCCTGCATGTTTGGCGGTCTGCTACTTTTGATCTTTGCTGGCTTCCATATCTTTGTCGCATTGGGTCTGGTAACAATCGCAGGTGTCTGGGCTTTCTCCGGCAGTTTTGATCTGGCCATGACGCTTCTCTCCACCACGCTGATTGAAGCATTGAGAGAGTATGTTTTTGCGGTCATTCCCCTGTTCGTTCTGATGGGTGAGTTTTTAGCGCGTAGTGGCGCGGCGAAAGACTTATACCGGGTCATGAACAAGGCATTCCGTCGCCTTCCTGGCCGGCTGGCTGTGGCAACGGTTGCTGGTAACACCGTCTTTGCAGCTGCTGTTGGGGTAAGCATTGCGTCTGCAGCTACCTTCACCCGGATTGCTTATCCGGAAATGAAGCAGCAGAACTACAATGACTCCATCTCTCTTGGTTGTATTGCCGGGAGTGCGTGTCTCGGCATGCTCATTCCGCCAAGCACGCTGCTGATCATCTATGGCATGCTCACAGAGATGTCGATTGGCAAACTCTTTGCGGCTGCCCTTATTCCGGGCCTCGCTCTGGCAACCTTGTTCGCGCTGTATGTTGTCGGGCTGGCGATCTTCAGACCGGAATGGCTTGGTGAAACCAAGGGGAATGATCAGGTTCAGTACAATGAGGAACCACTGGGCCGTGTTGAATACATTGGTGGTCTGGGCACCATCTGTGTGATCTTCCTCGTACTCGGCGGTATCTGGTTTGGCTGGTTTACGCCGACTGAAGCTGCTGGTTTCGGTGCTCTGCTGGGCTTCATCCTGGCTCTGATCAAAGGTTTGAAGAAAGATCAGATCGTTGAATCGATCCTGCACACAGGTCGCGTCTCAGCACCTCTGCTTTTGCTGCTAATCTTTGGTTCTTTCTATGGTCGTCTGCTGGCATTCGGCGGGGTTATTGATCTGGTAGACGGCGTGATTGGTGGCTGGGGTCTGTCTCCGGGAATGCTGCTGGTGGTGATGGTCTTTGTCTGGTTCATCATGGGCATGTTCATCGACTCCAACTCGATCATTCTACTGTCCATTCCGATCTTTGCTCCGATTGCAATCGCGGCAGGTTACGAGCCCCTCCAGTTTGCAATTATCGCGATCCTGGCAATCGAAGCAGGTATCTTGACACCTCCACTCGGGCTCTGCGTTTACACGGTGAAAGCGGCGCTCAATGACCCCGCAATCACCTTGGGCCAGATCTTTAAGGGGGCAGCACCCTACTGGATCATGCTGCTTATCCTGATCATCCTTCTGGTGAAGGTGCCAATGGTCACCAGTTACCTGCCGAGTATCATGTAG